A genomic stretch from Rhodomicrobium vannielii ATCC 17100 includes:
- the mutL gene encoding DNA mismatch repair endonuclease MutL — MTIRELSQVEINRIAAGEVIERPASAVKELVENAIDAGATAIEVIAESGGLSLIRVSDDGIGMDEADLALCVRRHATSKLPSGDLMAIRTLGFRGEALPSLGSVGTLSIVTRPRALTRGHEIEVRGGETSPVRPAAARPGTCVEVRDLFAATPARLKFMKSERAENAAISDVVKRLALACPHVGFALTVGERASLQLARAADGDENAVRARLARIMGREFGEDAEPVHLERDGLALTGYAGRPTLNRPDASLQYVFVNGRPVKDRLLFSAIRGAYVDVVPRGRFPLAVLFLTVRVEDVDVNVHPAKAEVRFREASLVRALVVSALHDALRCAGAMAARPTGALTPASAAAPEPLQYRAPLRTWPQSPYRSTYPQPMTEPGAGFEETALAFDTEDASQSSANGATHEARDSEDANYERLGMARAQVHNTYILSETPDGVILIDQHAAHERIVYEKLKAALLGGRIARQLLLIPEIVEMPEDDAALVAEHAETVAGSGLALESFGPGAIIVREVPALLGHCDLQTLVRDLAHELKDSANTVEARLHAICATMACHGSVRAGRPMRLDEMNALLREMETTPNAAQCNHGRPTYVELSRGDLERLFERR, encoded by the coding sequence GTGACGATCCGCGAACTGAGTCAGGTCGAAATCAATCGCATCGCCGCTGGCGAGGTGATTGAGCGGCCTGCCAGCGCGGTGAAGGAGCTTGTCGAAAACGCCATCGACGCGGGCGCGACCGCCATCGAAGTCATCGCCGAGAGCGGCGGGCTGTCGTTGATCCGCGTCTCCGACGACGGCATCGGCATGGACGAGGCGGACCTCGCGCTGTGTGTCCGCCGCCACGCCACATCGAAGCTGCCGAGCGGCGACCTCATGGCTATCCGCACGCTCGGCTTTCGTGGCGAAGCGCTGCCGTCGCTCGGTTCGGTCGGCACGCTTTCCATCGTGACCCGCCCGCGCGCGCTTACACGCGGCCATGAAATCGAGGTGCGCGGCGGTGAAACATCGCCCGTGCGCCCCGCCGCTGCGCGCCCCGGCACATGCGTCGAGGTGCGCGACCTGTTCGCCGCGACGCCTGCGCGCCTCAAATTCATGAAGTCGGAACGCGCCGAGAATGCCGCCATCTCGGACGTGGTGAAGCGGCTCGCGCTGGCCTGCCCGCATGTCGGTTTTGCGCTGACGGTCGGCGAGCGCGCCTCGCTCCAACTCGCCCGCGCCGCCGATGGCGATGAAAACGCCGTGCGCGCCCGCCTCGCCCGCATCATGGGCCGCGAGTTCGGCGAAGACGCCGAGCCGGTTCACCTCGAACGCGACGGGCTGGCGCTGACGGGTTACGCCGGGCGGCCGACGCTCAACCGGCCGGATGCGTCGCTGCAATATGTGTTCGTGAACGGTCGCCCCGTGAAAGACCGGCTGCTGTTTTCGGCCATTCGCGGCGCTTATGTCGATGTCGTCCCGCGCGGGCGCTTTCCGCTGGCGGTGCTGTTTCTCACCGTGCGCGTCGAGGATGTCGACGTAAACGTGCATCCGGCGAAGGCCGAGGTGCGGTTCCGCGAGGCGAGCCTTGTGCGCGCGCTCGTCGTCTCGGCGCTGCACGATGCGCTGCGGTGCGCGGGCGCGATGGCGGCGCGTCCAACCGGCGCGCTGACGCCCGCTTCCGCTGCGGCGCCGGAACCGTTGCAATATCGAGCGCCGCTGCGGACCTGGCCACAAAGTCCGTACCGCTCGACATACCCGCAACCGATGACGGAACCCGGCGCTGGGTTCGAGGAAACGGCGCTTGCGTTCGACACGGAAGATGCGAGCCAGTCGTCAGCGAATGGAGCGACGCACGAAGCCCGCGATTCCGAAGATGCAAATTACGAGCGCCTCGGCATGGCGCGCGCACAGGTTCACAACACCTACATCCTCTCCGAGACGCCGGACGGCGTGATCCTCATCGACCAGCACGCCGCGCATGAGCGCATCGTCTATGAGAAGCTCAAGGCGGCCCTTCTCGGCGGGCGCATCGCGCGGCAATTGCTGCTCATTCCCGAGATCGTGGAAATGCCGGAAGACGACGCCGCGCTCGTGGCCGAGCATGCGGAGACGGTCGCCGGGAGCGGCCTCGCGCTCGAAAGTTTCGGCCCCGGCGCGATCATCGTGCGCGAAGTGCCCGCGCTGCTAGGTCACTGCGATCTGCAGACCCTCGTCCGCGACCTTGCCCACGAACTGAAGGACAGCGCGAACACGGTCGAGGCGCGGCTTCACGCGATCTGCGCGACGATGGCGTGTCACGGAAGCGTCCGCGCGGGGCGCCCGATGCGGCTCGACGAGATGAACGCGCTGCTCCGCGAGATGGAAACCACGCCGAACGCCGCGCAGTGCAATCACGGGCGGCCGACCTATGTCGAGCTGTCGCGCGGCGATCTGGAACGGCTGTTCGAGCGGCGGTAG
- a CDS encoding LysR family transcriptional regulator has protein sequence MNISLRLLRYVTAAADSGNVTEAARKLQVSQPSVSAAIAELEQMLGIAIFVRHHAKGVTLTPAGQKLIAEARLLLKHADEFSKSAESLGDTERGEVTVGCFPTLAACYMPAIMTDFSKRYPLIQLRLAEGDQERLLADVVNGRVELGFTFNYAVPSTLDTTVLMKLPFVVCLPPDHRLAKAPDVSLHDLKDDPMIFFGDQLIAGYIMRVFDAVGVSPIVRQRIATFEVMRGLVARGHGYSVHVATPSSSTSYDGGKVVVKPIRDIVPKAEIACVALGAQSMRPAVRLFAEFLAASLGQPADEHRAMAEAAE, from the coding sequence ATGAATATTTCACTCAGACTTTTGCGGTATGTCACCGCCGCCGCCGACAGCGGGAACGTCACTGAAGCCGCACGCAAGCTTCAGGTGTCCCAGCCGTCCGTTTCCGCCGCAATCGCGGAGCTGGAGCAGATGCTCGGCATCGCCATCTTCGTGCGCCATCACGCGAAAGGCGTCACGCTGACCCCGGCGGGCCAAAAGCTCATCGCGGAAGCTCGCCTGCTCCTCAAGCACGCCGACGAATTCTCGAAATCCGCGGAATCGCTCGGCGATACCGAGCGAGGCGAAGTCACTGTCGGCTGCTTCCCGACGCTGGCCGCGTGCTACATGCCCGCGATCATGACCGACTTTTCGAAGCGCTATCCGCTCATCCAGCTTCGGCTTGCCGAGGGCGATCAGGAGCGGCTACTCGCGGATGTCGTCAACGGGCGCGTCGAACTCGGCTTCACTTTCAATTACGCCGTGCCATCGACCCTCGATACCACCGTTTTGATGAAGCTGCCGTTCGTCGTCTGCCTGCCACCCGATCATCGGCTTGCGAAAGCGCCGGATGTCAGCCTGCACGACCTGAAGGACGATCCGATGATCTTCTTCGGCGATCAGCTCATCGCCGGCTACATCATGCGAGTTTTCGATGCCGTGGGCGTGTCGCCGATCGTGCGCCAGCGCATTGCGACGTTCGAGGTTATGCGTGGGCTTGTCGCGCGCGGGCACGGATATTCGGTTCATGTCGCCACGCCATCGTCCAGCACCTCGTACGATGGCGGCAAGGTCGTCGTGAAACCCATTCGCGACATTGTGCCGAAAGCGGAAATAGCCTGCGTAGCGCTCGGCGCGCAGTCGATGCGCCCGGCCGTGCGGCTCTTTGCGGAATTTCTCGCGGCATCACTCGGTCAGCCTGCGGACGAACACCGGGCCATGGCCGAGGCGGCCGAATAG
- a CDS encoding mannose-1-phosphate guanylyltransferase/mannose-6-phosphate isomerase — protein sequence MIIPVILAGGSGSRLWPLSRSKHPKQFHALVSAEPLLVDAARRVPASGAFMPPFVITNEENRFGVVAAFRTAKLACQGIVLEPEGRSTAPAAAVAAHLALERGGPDALILVMPSDHHIENPRAFLAAVEAGRGAAQNGRLVTFGIKPTKPETGYGYVKTAGPADQAGAVLKVDRFVEKPDRATAERFCAEDLYFWNSGIFLFGARAYLDELARFEPAMVAATLDAVQNATADPMNFIRLADSFRECPADSIDYAVMEKTEKAALVPLDAGWSDVGTWDALYDAAEKDERENATRGDVLLRDASRCYVRAESGLVAVSGVEDIVVISTKDATLVARRTESGTVKEVVQQLAATRRNEAEQHTTVHRPWGNYETLHHSDRYQVKQITVEPGAALSLQRHHHRSEHWIVVKGTARVTIDGETKLLSENQSIYVPLGSTHRLENPGLIPLTLIEVQSGPYLGEDDIVRLEDVYARV from the coding sequence ATGATCATTCCAGTCATTCTCGCGGGCGGGTCGGGTTCGAGGCTTTGGCCGCTTTCGCGCTCGAAGCATCCGAAGCAATTTCATGCTCTCGTCAGCGCCGAGCCGCTGCTGGTTGACGCGGCGCGACGGGTGCCCGCCTCTGGCGCATTCATGCCGCCCTTCGTCATAACCAACGAAGAGAACCGCTTCGGCGTAGTGGCCGCCTTTCGGACCGCGAAGCTGGCGTGTCAGGGCATCGTGCTCGAACCGGAAGGCCGCTCAACCGCGCCAGCGGCGGCGGTCGCGGCGCATCTCGCGCTGGAACGGGGTGGCCCCGACGCGCTGATTCTCGTCATGCCGTCGGACCATCATATCGAGAACCCGCGCGCGTTTCTCGCCGCCGTGGAAGCTGGTCGCGGTGCGGCGCAGAACGGTCGTCTCGTCACCTTCGGCATCAAGCCGACGAAGCCTGAAACCGGCTACGGCTATGTGAAGACCGCCGGTCCGGCGGATCAAGCCGGAGCGGTGCTGAAAGTCGATCGTTTCGTCGAAAAGCCCGACCGCGCCACCGCCGAGCGTTTCTGCGCGGAAGACCTCTATTTCTGGAACTCGGGCATCTTTCTGTTCGGGGCGCGGGCCTATCTCGACGAACTGGCGCGCTTCGAACCCGCCATGGTCGCGGCGACCCTCGACGCAGTGCAGAACGCGACTGCCGATCCGATGAATTTCATCCGCCTCGCCGACAGTTTCCGCGAATGCCCCGCCGATTCCATCGACTACGCTGTCATGGAGAAGACCGAGAAAGCGGCGCTTGTGCCCCTCGACGCCGGGTGGAGCGACGTCGGCACGTGGGACGCGCTTTATGATGCGGCGGAGAAGGACGAGCGCGAAAACGCGACGCGCGGCGACGTACTCTTGCGCGACGCGAGCCGCTGCTATGTGCGCGCGGAAAGCGGCCTTGTCGCCGTCTCGGGCGTGGAAGATATCGTCGTCATATCCACGAAGGACGCGACACTCGTCGCGAGGCGCACCGAGAGCGGCACCGTGAAAGAGGTGGTGCAGCAGCTAGCCGCTACGCGCCGGAACGAGGCCGAGCAGCACACCACGGTGCATCGCCCGTGGGGCAACTACGAAACGCTACATCACTCCGACCGCTATCAAGTGAAGCAGATTACAGTCGAGCCGGGCGCGGCGCTTTCGCTCCAGCGGCATCATCACCGATCCGAACACTGGATCGTCGTCAAGGGCACCGCGCGCGTCACCATCGACGGCGAAACCAAGCTTCTCTCGGAAAACCAGTCGATCTATGTGCCGCTCGGCTCGACGCACCGGCTGGAAAATCCCGGGCTCATTCCGCTGACGTTGATCGAGGTGCAGTCCGGCCCCTATCTCGGCGAAGATGACATCGTGCGGCTGGAGGATGTCTACGCCCGCGTTTGA
- a CDS encoding efflux RND transporter permease subunit produces the protein MSTNVSAWAIRKPIPSLVLFLVLMTLGLISFFSLGVTRFPNIDIPIVTVTITQSGAAPVELESQVTKRVEDTVASVTGVKHVTSSITDGSSVTTIEFQLGTDTDRAVNDVKDAVSKVRQELPRTINEPITQRLDIEGLPIVTYAASAPSMTLEELSWFIDDTAARKLQGVRGVAQVSRVGGVKREIRVSLDPDRLIALGISAGEVNAQLHATNTDLAGGRGWLGGAEQSIRALASATTVEHLAATSVTLPGGRKVRLDQLGTVSDATEERRTFATLNGRDVVAFTVVRAKGESDIVVAERVAAALATLAAAHPDVAFEKIDSTVDFTLGNYESAMHTLLEGAALAVLVVFLFLRDWRATLIAAIALPLSVFPTFWAMEMLGFSLNMVSLLAITLVTGILVDDAIVEIENIVRHIRMGKSPYRAALEAADEIGLAVIAITLTIVAVFAPVSFMGGIAGQYFRQFGLTVAAAVLFSLFVARLLTPMIAAYFLRPKAHEDPRDGLIMRTYTRVIGWTVRHYYRTLMLGFVVFAASIASVSLLPSGFLPAEDTNRSIFAIELPPGSRLGDTEIITSRAEAIIKRRPEVVSVFIDGGRILGPTGGSAEVRKATLTVQYTPRAERAITQRELEQLISAELKEIPDVRSWVMAENGQRSFTIEVTGTDNDKVSETAAKLTSEMRTVPWLANAVNGAALDRPEILIIPRAVIAAELGVSTEALSEVVRIATLGDVDQNLAKFNAPNRQVPIRVQLDEQARTNLQLLQNLKVKTARGDTVPLITVAEVKLGKGPSSIERYDRLRRVAIGADLVGTDALGQALAAVYQLPAAKALPPGVVLRESGDVEVMTETFSSFGYAMGAGVMMVFSVLVILFGSFLQPVAILLSLPLCIGGAIFALLLTDRPISLPVFIGFLMLMGIVTKNAIMLVDFAIVELRRGVPRGVAIIDAGRKRARPIVMTTIAMAGGMFPSALAFGAGGEFRSPMAIAVIGGLLVSTLLSLLFVPAFFMVMDDASRLFLRLFGWLAGPRDEPDDEESHRQAAAAPMLPSVKPLVPTE, from the coding sequence ATGAGCACGAACGTCTCCGCCTGGGCGATCCGCAAGCCCATCCCGTCGCTCGTGCTGTTCCTCGTGCTGATGACGCTCGGGCTTATCTCGTTCTTCAGCCTCGGCGTTACGCGCTTTCCGAACATCGACATTCCCATCGTCACCGTCACCATCACGCAATCGGGTGCGGCGCCGGTCGAACTTGAATCGCAGGTGACGAAGCGCGTCGAGGACACCGTCGCCAGCGTCACGGGCGTCAAGCACGTCACGTCCTCGATTACGGACGGTTCCTCCGTCACGACCATTGAATTCCAGCTCGGCACCGACACGGACCGCGCTGTCAACGACGTGAAGGATGCCGTGTCGAAGGTGCGCCAGGAATTGCCGCGCACCATCAACGAACCGATCACCCAACGGCTCGACATTGAGGGCCTGCCCATCGTCACCTATGCCGCGTCGGCGCCGTCGATGACGCTCGAAGAACTGTCGTGGTTCATAGACGACACGGCCGCGCGGAAGCTGCAAGGCGTGCGCGGCGTGGCGCAAGTGTCCCGCGTTGGCGGCGTGAAGCGCGAGATCCGCGTTTCGCTCGACCCGGATCGGCTCATCGCGCTTGGCATTTCGGCGGGCGAGGTTAACGCGCAGCTTCACGCGACGAATACCGATCTCGCGGGCGGGCGCGGCTGGCTCGGCGGCGCGGAACAATCCATCCGCGCGCTGGCGAGCGCAACGACGGTCGAGCACCTCGCCGCGACCTCCGTCACGCTGCCTGGCGGCCGCAAGGTGCGCCTCGATCAACTCGGCACCGTGAGCGACGCCACCGAGGAGCGGCGGACGTTCGCGACGCTGAACGGGCGCGATGTCGTCGCCTTCACCGTCGTGCGCGCGAAGGGCGAAAGCGATATCGTGGTCGCGGAGCGCGTGGCCGCCGCACTTGCCACACTCGCTGCGGCGCACCCGGACGTGGCGTTCGAGAAGATCGACTCGACGGTCGATTTCACGCTCGGCAATTACGAATCCGCGATGCATACGCTGCTCGAAGGCGCGGCGCTCGCGGTGCTGGTCGTCTTCCTTTTCCTGCGCGATTGGCGGGCCACCCTCATTGCCGCCATCGCACTGCCGCTCTCGGTCTTTCCCACATTCTGGGCGATGGAGATGCTGGGCTTCTCGCTCAACATGGTGTCGCTGCTTGCGATCACGCTCGTGACGGGCATCCTCGTCGACGATGCCATCGTCGAGATCGAAAACATCGTGCGGCACATCCGCATGGGAAAATCGCCCTATCGCGCGGCGCTGGAAGCGGCCGACGAGATCGGTCTCGCGGTGATCGCGATCACGCTCACCATCGTCGCCGTGTTCGCACCGGTGAGTTTCATGGGGGGCATCGCGGGCCAGTATTTCCGCCAGTTCGGGCTGACGGTCGCCGCCGCCGTTCTGTTCTCGCTGTTCGTCGCGCGCCTCCTCACGCCTATGATCGCGGCCTACTTCCTTCGCCCGAAGGCGCATGAAGACCCTCGCGACGGCTTAATCATGCGCACTTATACGCGCGTGATCGGCTGGACCGTCCGCCACTATTACCGCACGCTGATGCTGGGTTTCGTGGTGTTCGCCGCCTCCATCGCGAGCGTGTCGCTGCTGCCATCGGGCTTCCTTCCGGCCGAAGACACGAACCGCTCGATCTTCGCGATCGAACTGCCGCCCGGCTCTCGCCTCGGCGATACGGAAATCATCACGAGCCGGGCCGAAGCCATCATAAAGCGCAGACCCGAAGTAGTGTCGGTGTTCATCGACGGCGGCCGCATTCTCGGCCCGACCGGCGGCTCGGCCGAGGTGCGCAAGGCGACGCTCACGGTCCAATACACACCCCGCGCCGAGCGTGCCATTACCCAGCGCGAACTTGAGCAGCTTATCAGCGCCGAGTTGAAGGAGATCCCCGACGTTCGCTCCTGGGTGATGGCTGAAAACGGGCAGCGCAGTTTCACCATCGAAGTGACCGGCACCGACAACGACAAGGTGAGCGAGACCGCCGCAAAACTCACGAGCGAGATGCGCACCGTGCCGTGGCTCGCGAATGCGGTGAACGGCGCAGCACTCGACCGCCCGGAAATCCTCATCATCCCCCGCGCCGTGATCGCGGCCGAACTCGGCGTTTCGACGGAGGCCCTGTCCGAAGTCGTCCGCATCGCCACGCTCGGCGACGTGGATCAGAACCTCGCCAAGTTCAATGCGCCGAACCGGCAAGTGCCGATCCGCGTGCAGCTCGATGAGCAGGCGCGCACGAACCTTCAGCTTTTGCAGAACCTCAAGGTGAAGACGGCGCGCGGCGACACCGTGCCGCTCATTACCGTGGCTGAGGTGAAGCTCGGCAAGGGCCCGTCGTCCATCGAGCGGTATGACCGGTTGCGCCGCGTCGCCATCGGCGCAGATCTCGTCGGCACCGACGCGCTGGGTCAGGCACTCGCCGCCGTGTACCAGCTTCCCGCCGCGAAGGCCCTGCCGCCGGGCGTTGTCTTGCGCGAATCCGGCGACGTCGAAGTGATGACGGAGACGTTTTCGAGCTTCGGCTACGCCATGGGCGCGGGCGTGATGATGGTATTCAGCGTGCTTGTGATCCTGTTCGGCAGCTTCCTTCAGCCGGTCGCGATCCTGCTATCGCTGCCGCTCTGCATCGGCGGCGCGATTTTCGCGCTGCTGCTGACGGATCGGCCGATCAGCCTGCCCGTCTTCATCGGTTTCCTCATGCTGATGGGCATCGTGACGAAAAACGCGATCATGCTCGTGGATTTCGCCATCGTGGAATTGCGGCGCGGCGTGCCTCGCGGCGTCGCGATCATCGACGCCGGGCGAAAGCGCGCGCGGCCCATCGTGATGACGACCATCGCGATGGCGGGCGGCATGTTTCCGAGCGCGCTGGCGTTCGGCGCAGGCGGCGAGTTCCGTTCGCCGATGGCGATTGCCGTGATCGGCGGCCTGCTCGTCTCGACGTTGCTATCGCTCCTGTTCGTGCCCGCGTTCTTCATGGTGATGGACGACGCGAGCCGACTGTTTCTGAGGCTGTTCGGATGGCTCGCCGGCCCGCGCGACGAACCCGACGACGAGGAATCGCATCGGCAAGCCGCCGCCGCGCCGATGCTGCCATCGGTCAAACCGCTGGTTCCGACCGAATGA
- a CDS encoding CsbD family protein, translated as MDKDRVEGSAKQAKGSVKETVGKVTGDTKTEAEGKADKTEGKVQNTFGGVKDSIRGK; from the coding sequence ATGGATAAGGACCGCGTAGAGGGCAGTGCCAAGCAGGCGAAGGGATCCGTCAAGGAAACGGTTGGCAAAGTCACCGGAGACACGAAGACGGAAGCGGAAGGTAAGGCTGACAAGACCGAAGGCAAGGTTCAAAATACTTTCGGTGGCGTGAAAGACAGCATCCGCGGTAAGTAG
- a CDS encoding isochorismatase family protein: MPTLAPENSLLLAIDFQPRLMAVIEDAATVVGHAKKLRAAASLLGVPTLFTEQYAKGLGTTVEDLAPMEAFQKMTFDACGTPGFLDRLGEGKDIVVAGCEAHICVLQTVLSLLDAGRRIFVVRDAIGSRRAESKETAVRRMERHGAEIVTVEMVVFEWLQTAENARFREAAALIK; this comes from the coding sequence ATGCCCACACTTGCCCCGGAAAACAGCCTGCTCCTCGCCATCGATTTTCAGCCGCGCCTGATGGCGGTGATCGAGGACGCCGCCACCGTCGTCGGCCACGCGAAGAAGTTGCGGGCGGCGGCATCCCTTCTCGGCGTGCCGACCCTCTTCACCGAGCAATATGCAAAGGGCCTCGGCACTACGGTGGAAGACCTGGCCCCAATGGAGGCGTTCCAGAAAATGACGTTCGACGCTTGCGGCACTCCCGGATTTCTCGACCGCCTGGGCGAAGGGAAAGACATCGTGGTGGCTGGCTGTGAAGCGCACATTTGCGTTTTGCAAACCGTGCTGAGCCTTCTCGACGCGGGCCGGCGCATCTTCGTTGTTCGCGATGCGATTGGATCGCGGCGCGCGGAGAGCAAGGAAACCGCCGTCCGTCGCATGGAGCGACACGGCGCGGAGATCGTCACGGTCGAGATGGTCGTTTTCGAATGGCTGCAGACGGCGGAAAACGCCCGTTTTCGCGAGGCGGCCGCGTTGATCAAGTGA
- a CDS encoding zinc ABC transporter substrate-binding protein: MINSLPGRRALARNSLNITRRWRRYVPFAAELVIVALLFAALAVATPSLAAPSVVATIKPVHSLAAAVMAGVAEPKLLLDGAASPHSYALKPSDARALAGADLVIRVSPHLEVFLDKALASLPEKARVVDLDRASGLNLLAPRASHGASSTAAPTPDEADVHFWLDPVNAAALVREIARQLSAVDPANAARYDANATALEARLSALDAEMRKTLAGLSARPFVVFHDVTQYLEHRYGLNSLGTVTPSPERAPGAGSVAALRDAIREKGAVCIFAEPQFSPRLIDMLVEGTHARRGILDEIGVRIEAGPEQYFGMMRANAASIADCLRP; the protein is encoded by the coding sequence ATGATCAATTCCTTGCCGGGCCGCCGCGCGTTGGCGCGCAATTCCTTGAACATCACCCGGCGTTGGAGGCGATACGTCCCGTTCGCTGCGGAGCTGGTGATCGTCGCCTTGCTTTTCGCTGCGCTCGCGGTGGCGACGCCATCGCTCGCCGCGCCGAGCGTTGTGGCTACCATCAAACCCGTGCACTCGCTCGCCGCCGCCGTAATGGCGGGTGTGGCCGAGCCTAAATTGCTCCTCGACGGAGCGGCCTCGCCCCATTCCTACGCTCTGAAGCCATCAGACGCGCGAGCGCTTGCGGGTGCCGATCTCGTCATCCGCGTTTCGCCGCACCTTGAGGTGTTCCTGGACAAGGCGCTGGCATCGCTGCCCGAGAAGGCGCGGGTCGTTGATCTCGACCGGGCGTCCGGGCTGAACCTTCTCGCGCCAAGAGCCTCGCATGGCGCGTCATCGACTGCGGCACCGACGCCCGACGAGGCGGACGTGCATTTCTGGCTCGATCCGGTAAATGCCGCCGCGCTGGTGCGCGAGATTGCGCGGCAACTCTCCGCCGTCGATCCGGCAAACGCGGCGCGCTACGACGCAAACGCCACCGCGCTTGAGGCGAGGCTTTCGGCGCTCGATGCCGAAATGCGGAAGACGCTAGCCGGTTTATCGGCGCGACCGTTCGTCGTCTTCCATGATGTGACGCAATATCTCGAACATCGCTATGGCCTGAACAGTCTCGGCACCGTGACGCCGAGCCCCGAGCGCGCGCCCGGCGCGGGCAGCGTCGCCGCCCTGCGCGATGCAATTCGCGAAAAGGGCGCGGTTTGCATTTTCGCCGAGCCGCAATTTTCGCCGAGACTGATCGACATGCTGGTGGAAGGCACCCACGCGCGCCGGGGCATTCTCGATGAAATCGGCGTGCGGATCGAAGCAGGGCCGGAGCAATATTTCGGCATGATGCGCGCGAACGCCGCGAGCATCGCCGATTGCCTGAGGCCGTAA
- a CDS encoding glucose-6-phosphate isomerase, which translates to MTSHPSYRQSIEGSLSTKIGDAGLSPDRLTQWLTLLTPRFKALEEAAQTDSFAHFRILKDTADIEETRAAYDKLAAGAETIVILGTGGSSLGGQALAQVGGWGIPGDNGNAAAKLPELRFCDNLDSRSFTRGLASLNIPKTRFIAISKSGTTGETLSQVLTAFKFIEDQGHGALIPQIFLGVTEPKKPGVANGLRELFSARGIPLLAHPTDIGGRYSVFSVVGLLPALVRGLDVAAFRAGALDVVKQLSSATMPEDHPAAVGAALSIGLAKDLGVTNSVLMPYSDRLERFSAWYVQLWAESLGKNGEGTTPIGTLGPVDQHSQLQLFMDGPATHLMTVVRVAEAEDADRGLTIPAELAAEAGAPYLAGKSIGDLVAAQQKAIVDALTKANRPVRTIDVPKLDERAIGALMMHFFIETILAGDLLGVDPFDQPAVELAKILTRQYLAA; encoded by the coding sequence ATGACATCGCATCCATCCTATCGCCAATCGATTGAGGGCAGCCTCTCCACGAAGATCGGAGACGCGGGCCTGAGCCCGGACCGGCTCACGCAGTGGCTGACGCTGCTGACGCCGCGCTTCAAGGCGCTTGAGGAAGCCGCGCAGACCGACAGTTTCGCGCATTTCCGCATTCTGAAGGACACCGCCGACATCGAGGAAACCCGCGCGGCTTATGACAAGCTCGCGGCCGGTGCGGAAACCATCGTCATTCTCGGCACGGGCGGTTCGAGCCTTGGCGGGCAGGCGCTGGCGCAGGTCGGAGGCTGGGGCATTCCGGGCGACAACGGCAATGCGGCGGCCAAGTTGCCGGAGCTTCGCTTCTGCGACAACCTTGACTCGCGTTCCTTCACGCGCGGCCTCGCAAGCCTCAACATTCCGAAGACGCGCTTCATCGCGATTTCGAAGTCCGGCACGACGGGCGAAACGCTGTCGCAGGTGCTGACCGCGTTCAAATTCATCGAGGATCAGGGCCACGGCGCGCTCATCCCGCAAATCTTCCTCGGCGTGACGGAGCCCAAAAAGCCCGGCGTTGCGAACGGCCTGCGCGAGTTGTTCTCCGCGCGCGGCATCCCGCTGCTTGCGCACCCGACCGACATTGGCGGGCGCTATTCGGTGTTTTCGGTCGTCGGCCTCCTGCCGGCGCTCGTGCGCGGTCTCGACGTGGCGGCTTTCCGCGCGGGCGCGCTCGACGTCGTGAAGCAGCTCTCCTCGGCCACCATGCCGGAGGATCACCCCGCCGCAGTCGGCGCAGCGCTTTCCATCGGCCTCGCGAAGGATCTCGGCGTCACGAACTCGGTGCTCATGCCGTATTCGGATCGGCTCGAACGCTTCAGCGCGTGGTATGTGCAGCTTTGGGCCGAAAGCCTCGGCAAGAACGGCGAGGGCACGACGCCCATCGGCACGCTCGGCCCGGTGGACCAGCACAGCCAGCTTCAGCTCTTTATGGACGGCCCGGCGACGCACCTCATGACGGTCGTTCGCGTGGCCGAGGCGGAAGACGCGGATCGCGGCCTTACGATCCCCGCCGAACTGGCCGCTGAGGCGGGTGCGCCGTATCTCGCAGGAAAGAGCATCGGCGATCTCGTCGCGGCGCAGCAGAAGGCCATCGTCGACGCGCTCACCAAGGCGAACCGCCCCGTGCGCACCATCGACGTGCCGAAGCTCGACGAGCGGGCGATTGGCGCGCTCATGATGCACTTCTTCATCGAGACGATCCTCGCGGGCGACCTCCTCGGCGTCGATCCGTTCGATCAGCCCGCCGTGGAACTCGCGAAGATCCTCACGCGGCAATATCTCGCCGCCTGA